The DNA segment TCGGGCAGCTTCTGGCGGATGGTCTGCTCAATCACGCGCGGGCCGGCGAAGCCGATGAGGGCCTTGGGCTCGGCGAGGATGACGTCGCCCAGCCACGAGAAGGACGCGGCGACGCCGCCGGTGGTGGGGTTGAGCAGCACGGAGATGTACGGGCGCGTGCCGGTGCGGAAGCGGGCGATGGCCGCGGACGTCTTCGCCATCTGCATGAGGGAGAAGATGCCTTCCTGCATGCGGGCGCCGCCCGACGCGGAGAAGACGATGGCGGAGCACTTCAGGTCATGCGCGCGCTCGAAGACGCGGGCCACCTTCTCGCCGACGACGGAGCCCATGGAGCCGCCCATGAACTCGAAGACGAAGCAGCCCACGGAGACCTGATGGCCCTCGATGCGGCCCACGCCGGAGATGAAGGCGTCCGGCTCGCCCAGGTTCTTTCGCGTGGACTTCAGCCGGTCCTTGTACTTCTTCGAGTCGCTGAACCCGAGCGGGTCCTGCGGCTCCAGCTCCTTGTCGAACTCCTCGAAGCTGTCCGGGTCCAACGTGGCGGCGAGCCGGGCTCGGGCCGACCAGTAGTGGTGGTGCTCGCAGTGCGGGCACACCATCCAGTTCTTCTCCAGCTCCTGCCGGTAGATGATCTCGTCGCAGGTCTCGCACTTGGCCCACAGGCCTTCCATGCGGGACGGACGGGGCTCGGCTTGCTGCTCGGTGGGCTCGGAAATGGAGATGCGGGGCTTCTTGGAGAACCAGGCCATGACAGGCGCGGGGTTAATCCGCCCGCTCCCAGCCGTCAACCGTTCCGTGTGGCGCGCCGCGTCTACAGCTCGAAGGTGTCGCCCAGCTCCAGCACATTCACGGGCATGTCGGCCAGCTCCTTCTTGAGCTGGGCCACGAAGGCGGGCTTGAGGTGGTAGAGCAGGACGGAGGCGCCGTTGCGCTGGAACTTCTTCAGCTCCAGGCCCAGCGTGTGGGGCGTCAGGTGGCCGGAGATGTCCGCCAGCGACTGGAGCTTGTTGGGGAAGGACGTCTCCACCAGCAGCGCCTTGAGGTTCTTCGTCTCGTTGAGCGCCTTCCACAGCTTGTCGGTGGGCCCGGTGTCGCCGCTCATCGCCAGGGTGCTCTTCCCGTTGGAGATGATGAAGCCGCAGGACTCCACCGGGTGGCTCACCGGCACGCTGCGCACGGTGTAGGGGCCCACCTGGAAGGTGCCGCCCGCCCGGAAGGTCTTGATCTGCAGGACGGGGGTGCTCTTGGTCGGGATGCGGGTGAAGTCCGGCCAGAGCG comes from the Pyxidicoccus xibeiensis genome and includes:
- the accD gene encoding acetyl-CoA carboxylase, carboxyltransferase subunit beta; this translates as MAWFSKKPRISISEPTEQQAEPRPSRMEGLWAKCETCDEIIYRQELEKNWMVCPHCEHHHYWSARARLAATLDPDSFEEFDKELEPQDPLGFSDSKKYKDRLKSTRKNLGEPDAFISGVGRIEGHQVSVGCFVFEFMGGSMGSVVGEKVARVFERAHDLKCSAIVFSASGGARMQEGIFSLMQMAKTSAAIARFRTGTRPYISVLLNPTTGGVAASFSWLGDVILAEPKALIGFAGPRVIEQTIRQKLPEGFQRSEFLLEHGMIDSIVHRKELRAKLGQILGLLG
- a CDS encoding MBL fold metallo-hydrolase, with translation MKLRVLGCHGGELPTCKSTCFLVDDVLALDAGALTGTLSLEELCRVDHILVGHSHFDHVKDLPLMADLVIGRRDKPVTIHASRECAKALRDNMFNNALWPDFTRIPTKSTPVLQIKTFRAGGTFQVGPYTVRSVPVSHPVESCGFIISNGKSTLAMSGDTGPTDKLWKALNETKNLKALLVETSFPNKLQSLADISGHLTPHTLGLELKKFQRNGASVLLYHLKPAFVAQLKKELADMPVNVLELGDTFEL